The Aureispira anguillae genome contains a region encoding:
- a CDS encoding sigma-54-dependent transcriptional regulator: protein MKRYNYKRRQAIRIFVVEDEPMYCKMVKYTMELNPDHEVYVFETGQACIEQLHLNPTIVSIDYSLPDMNGEELLKKIHNYDKNIRVIVLSGQGDIATAINLLRQGASDYLTKDNETQERLLNSVNLLKENSSLIEEVSQLKEELSEKYQFGNMLIGTSDAMKHIFNLLERAVENEITVSITGETGTGKEVVAKTIHYNSSRKKAKFVAVNMSAIPRDLLESELFGHEKGAFTGAIARKQGKFELADKGTLFLDEIGDMDISLQAKLLRAIQEREIVRVGGAEPVKFNARIIVATHKNLAEEVQKGNFREDLYYRILGLPIELPPLKEREGDILILAQYFLENFKKANPKRNTLQLSSEAKNKLMNYNYPGNVRELKSIIELAAVLTVGKRIEGSSIQFRSPQKTMDLLDGELTIKEYVNKIVYHYLKKYRNVMVVAKKLDIGKSTIYKMLKEDRELSELVKKY from the coding sequence ATGAAGCGATATAATTATAAAAGGAGGCAAGCAATAAGGATATTTGTAGTAGAAGATGAACCAATGTATTGTAAAATGGTCAAATATACTATGGAATTAAACCCTGATCATGAAGTTTATGTCTTTGAAACAGGGCAAGCTTGTATAGAACAATTGCATTTAAATCCAACGATTGTATCTATTGATTATAGCCTGCCTGATATGAATGGTGAGGAGTTATTGAAAAAAATCCATAATTATGATAAAAATATACGAGTAATTGTTTTGTCTGGACAGGGAGATATTGCAACAGCAATCAACTTACTTAGACAAGGAGCTTCTGACTATTTGACCAAGGATAACGAAACGCAAGAACGTTTATTGAATAGCGTTAATCTATTAAAGGAAAATTCTTCATTGATAGAAGAGGTATCCCAACTGAAGGAAGAGCTGTCTGAAAAATACCAGTTTGGAAATATGTTGATTGGTACTAGTGATGCTATGAAGCATATTTTTAATTTATTAGAACGTGCTGTAGAAAATGAAATAACGGTTTCGATAACAGGAGAGACTGGAACAGGGAAGGAAGTAGTTGCCAAAACAATTCATTACAATTCATCTCGAAAAAAGGCAAAATTTGTAGCCGTCAATATGAGTGCTATTCCTAGAGATTTGCTAGAAAGTGAATTGTTTGGACATGAGAAAGGGGCGTTTACTGGAGCGATTGCCCGAAAACAAGGAAAGTTTGAATTGGCAGACAAGGGAACGCTTTTTTTGGATGAAATTGGCGATATGGACATCAGTTTGCAAGCCAAATTATTAAGAGCTATCCAAGAACGAGAGATTGTTCGTGTTGGGGGAGCAGAGCCTGTCAAATTTAATGCACGAATTATTGTTGCTACGCACAAAAACTTAGCTGAAGAGGTGCAAAAAGGCAATTTCAGAGAAGATCTATATTATAGAATACTGGGCTTACCCATTGAATTACCACCATTAAAAGAACGAGAAGGAGATATTCTAATCTTGGCGCAATATTTTTTAGAAAACTTTAAAAAGGCCAATCCTAAGCGCAATACACTTCAATTGTCATCAGAGGCAAAAAACAAGTTGATGAATTATAATTATCCTGGAAATGTAAGAGAATTAAAATCTATTATTGAATTGGCTGCTGTGCTAACCGTTGGTAAACGAATAGAGGGCAGCAGTATTCAGTTTAGAAGCCCTCAGAAAACAATGGATTTACTAGATGGGGAATTAACCATCAAAGAATACGTTAATAAAATTGTCTATCATTATCTAAAGAAATATCGCAACGTTATGGTCGTTGCTAAGAAATTGGACATCGGAAAATCTACCATTTATAAAATGCTTAAGGAGGATAGAGAATTAAGTGAATTGGTAAAAAAGTATTGA
- a CDS encoding FIST signal transduction protein: protein MYLPNPTIQSILAAITTLELDSNEVVIFLFGEQTVINYTGLIDELNKKEIAFFGAFFPGIIYNDQNFDKGVVLVRYRLGKPIEIIQDLSTLSEQTLFSEDKILDYQEEEQESTIFVLVDGLSPYIADFLADLYNSLGNSVNYIGGGGGSLSLEQKPCLITSEGMLKDAGIICCIDAPVSLGVQHGWKELEGPIIATKTYKNIIYELNWKNAFEVYKSIVDKDSSQSIEADNFFGIAKGYPFGIRMEGQEDIVRDPIAVGEDGELICVGEIESHSVLNILKGQADNLIKSAQIAASESILGARNKPNQIFTVDCISRVLFLEDKFEEELKSITNIIQENTPDLVLTGILSLGEISSDGEGPLYFFNKTIVIGTFN from the coding sequence ATGTATTTACCAAATCCAACTATTCAGAGTATACTTGCTGCAATAACTACTTTAGAACTAGATTCAAATGAGGTAGTTATTTTTTTATTTGGGGAACAAACCGTTATTAATTATACAGGGCTAATTGACGAGCTCAACAAAAAGGAGATTGCTTTTTTTGGAGCTTTTTTTCCTGGTATAATTTATAACGATCAAAATTTTGACAAGGGGGTTGTGTTGGTTAGGTATCGGCTTGGTAAGCCAATAGAAATTATACAAGACCTATCTACCTTATCTGAACAAACGTTGTTTAGTGAGGATAAAATTCTTGATTATCAAGAGGAGGAACAGGAGTCTACGATTTTTGTCTTAGTGGATGGCTTGTCACCTTATATTGCCGATTTTTTGGCAGATCTTTATAATAGCTTGGGAAACTCTGTCAATTATATAGGAGGAGGGGGAGGTTCTCTTTCTTTAGAACAAAAGCCTTGTCTGATAACTTCAGAGGGAATGCTAAAGGATGCGGGAATTATTTGTTGTATTGATGCACCTGTTAGTTTGGGTGTTCAGCATGGGTGGAAAGAATTAGAAGGTCCTATTATTGCAACCAAGACCTACAAAAATATAATATACGAGTTAAATTGGAAAAATGCCTTTGAGGTTTACAAAAGCATTGTAGATAAGGATAGTTCGCAATCCATCGAAGCAGACAACTTTTTTGGTATTGCAAAGGGATATCCTTTTGGAATTAGAATGGAAGGGCAGGAGGACATCGTGCGAGACCCTATTGCTGTTGGAGAGGATGGAGAATTAATTTGTGTTGGTGAAATTGAAAGCCATTCTGTCTTAAATATTTTAAAAGGACAAGCTGATAACTTAATTAAATCTGCCCAAATTGCAGCAAGTGAATCAATACTTGGAGCAAGAAACAAGCCGAATCAAATCTTTACGGTGGATTGCATTTCTAGAGTATTGTTTTTGGAGGATAAATTTGAAGAAGAACTAAAATCAATAACCAATATCATTCAAGAGAATACTCCTGATTTGGTGCTAACAGGAATTTTATCACTAGGTGAAATTTCATCTGATGGAGAGGGACCACTTTATTTTTTCAATAAAACGATTGTTATAGGGACCTTTAACTAA
- a CDS encoding PAS domain-containing hybrid sensor histidine kinase/response regulator → MKDSKEIIEHISLLYELSIAIGTSLDMQENCKHFLTILMRRMNIVCASVWVRNNVFDNSEFLNYQLVYGYPMARVKHRKIDKDELLNIGLLQQTSDAPDSDYSLLLEEDQEDELDGNICIVFNLRENGFIKIYFSKTTNEGKLMSKLNPLRDIMDKFALSMNGCIAHGRALYETQKRHRIQKELIASNDKYESVVRSIGEGLVITDLGGYVIFVNESMCRLSGYSQEEIIQSQGYKLMIPEEYWAEYEQKLNERKVGQSDNYEFPMRQKGGGARWVSVSATPYLNSDGIVIGSLALIVDITESKIAQQEILEGRKKLQLILNTSLDAIITIDEDSLVTGWNQSAERMTGYVEKEALGKPLHDLIIPPVMVKGHQEGMKRYLKTGVGPALNQRLELSAIRKSGEEFPIELSIAPIKIQDKYFFSAFLRDITQRKENENALIKAKQRAEKARNVERQFLAHMSHEIRTPMNAVIGMTYLLSQSNLSQDQSDYVEALKFSADSLMAIISDILDLSKIEAGEIELESRPFSLHYLLESLQRTYQFKVQEKNISVEINIDDKIQNQIIGDETRISQILGNLLSNASKFTSDGYIGVNALVEESTDEKYWIKFQVYDTGIGIAEENINQIFASFKQATIDTHREFGGTGLGLSIVKQLIELQGGSIRVESTLGQGTMFTILLPFIDSGMSINEEEVQQTQHNHTLGRLKELEVLIAEDNPINQKLIGSILEQWEVSFDLTKDGVEALEYSMTKKYDLIFMDINMPRMNGYEAVVAITTDSANPNCKTPIITLTAAALHEERKRMFEVGVSDFITKPFSPQLLQQTIINCLDEKAALHEPKNEKLIFEPTATQKAYDLSYLKKFSQGSSKFIIEMVQMFLDHNPQKIKELETFVQNENWDNIQDVAHQMKSTLGTLGMFEQQQIAKKIEDDIRNKKIVKSSIFSLIKELKTGCEKVYPLLKEELNKS, encoded by the coding sequence ATGAAGGATTCAAAGGAAATAATAGAACATATCTCCTTATTGTATGAGTTGTCTATCGCTATAGGTACCTCTTTGGATATGCAAGAAAATTGCAAACATTTTCTGACGATCTTGATGCGTAGAATGAATATCGTTTGTGCCTCTGTTTGGGTGCGAAACAATGTTTTTGATAATAGTGAATTTCTGAATTATCAATTGGTATATGGCTACCCCATGGCTAGGGTAAAGCATCGAAAAATTGACAAAGATGAGCTGCTAAATATAGGGCTTTTGCAGCAGACTTCTGATGCTCCAGATTCGGATTATTCTTTATTGTTGGAAGAAGATCAAGAAGATGAATTAGACGGTAACATCTGCATTGTTTTTAATTTGAGAGAAAATGGATTTATCAAAATCTATTTTTCTAAGACAACAAATGAGGGGAAATTAATGTCAAAATTAAACCCCTTGAGAGATATTATGGATAAGTTCGCCTTATCTATGAATGGCTGTATTGCGCACGGTCGAGCTTTGTACGAAACTCAGAAAAGACACCGAATTCAAAAAGAACTTATTGCTAGTAATGACAAATATGAATCGGTTGTCCGAAGTATTGGAGAAGGGTTAGTAATTACGGATCTGGGAGGCTATGTCATTTTTGTAAACGAGAGCATGTGTCGGTTATCGGGGTATTCACAGGAGGAGATTATTCAATCTCAAGGATATAAATTAATGATTCCAGAAGAGTATTGGGCAGAGTATGAGCAAAAATTAAACGAGCGAAAAGTTGGCCAATCGGATAATTATGAATTTCCTATGCGGCAAAAAGGAGGGGGGGCTAGATGGGTTTCGGTTAGTGCAACGCCTTACCTTAATAGCGATGGTATTGTTATTGGTAGCTTGGCTCTTATTGTTGATATTACAGAAAGTAAAATCGCCCAGCAAGAAATTTTGGAGGGAAGAAAAAAGTTGCAACTTATTTTGAATACTTCTTTGGATGCGATTATAACCATTGATGAAGATAGCTTGGTAACGGGTTGGAATCAAAGTGCCGAACGGATGACGGGCTATGTTGAGAAGGAAGCTTTGGGGAAACCTCTACATGATTTAATTATTCCTCCTGTAATGGTTAAAGGGCATCAAGAGGGAATGAAACGCTACCTAAAAACAGGAGTAGGCCCTGCTCTAAATCAACGTTTGGAGTTGAGTGCTATTCGAAAATCAGGAGAAGAGTTCCCGATTGAATTATCCATTGCTCCCATCAAAATTCAGGATAAGTATTTCTTTTCAGCTTTTTTAAGAGATATTACACAGCGCAAAGAAAATGAAAATGCATTGATTAAAGCCAAGCAGAGAGCAGAAAAGGCACGAAATGTAGAACGCCAGTTTTTAGCACACATGAGTCATGAAATAAGAACCCCAATGAACGCTGTAATTGGGATGACTTACCTGCTGAGTCAATCTAATTTATCCCAAGACCAATCTGATTATGTAGAAGCGCTGAAATTTTCTGCGGATAGTTTGATGGCAATTATTTCAGATATTTTGGATTTGTCTAAGATAGAGGCAGGAGAAATTGAGTTAGAAAGCCGACCATTTTCTTTGCATTATTTACTCGAATCTTTGCAAAGGACGTATCAATTTAAGGTACAAGAAAAAAATATCTCGGTAGAAATTAATATCGATGATAAGATTCAAAATCAAATTATTGGAGATGAAACTAGAATTAGCCAAATACTGGGCAATTTATTGAGTAATGCAAGTAAATTTACCTCTGATGGATATATTGGGGTAAATGCACTGGTCGAAGAATCTACAGATGAAAAGTATTGGATTAAGTTTCAGGTTTATGATACGGGGATTGGTATTGCTGAAGAAAATATTAATCAAATCTTTGCTAGTTTTAAACAAGCAACGATCGATACCCATAGAGAGTTTGGGGGAACGGGACTTGGGCTTTCGATTGTTAAGCAACTTATAGAATTACAGGGAGGGAGTATACGGGTAGAAAGTACACTAGGACAGGGAACCATGTTCACTATTTTATTGCCCTTTATAGATTCTGGCATGTCTATTAACGAAGAAGAAGTACAGCAAACTCAGCATAATCATACCTTAGGACGCTTAAAAGAATTAGAGGTTCTAATTGCAGAAGATAATCCCATTAATCAAAAACTAATAGGAAGTATATTGGAGCAATGGGAGGTAAGTTTTGATTTGACAAAGGATGGCGTAGAAGCGTTAGAATATTCAATGACGAAAAAATACGATTTGATCTTCATGGATATTAACATGCCTAGAATGAATGGTTATGAAGCGGTCGTAGCCATTACAACTGATTCTGCGAACCCCAATTGTAAAACACCAATTATTACTTTAACTGCTGCTGCTTTGCATGAAGAACGAAAGAGAATGTTTGAGGTTGGGGTATCTGATTTTATAACCAAGCCTTTTTCTCCTCAATTGCTTCAACAAACCATTATTAATTGCTTAGACGAAAAGGCAGCATTGCATGAACCTAAGAACGAAAAATTAATTTTTGAGCCTACTGCTACTCAAAAAGCTTATGATTTAAGTTATTTAAAAAAGTTTAGCCAAGGGAGTTCTAAATTTATAATAGAAATGGTGCAGATGTTTTTGGATCATAATCCTCAAAAAATAAAAGAGCTAGAAACGTTTGTTCAGAATGAGAACTGGGACAATATTCAAGATGTTGCACACCAAATGAAATCTACTTTGGGAACGCTAGGGATGTTTGAACAACAGCAAATTGCCAAAAAAATAGAGGATGATATCCGAAATAAAAAAATAGTGAAAAGCAGTATTTTTTCTTTGATTAAAGAATTAAAAACAGGCTGTGAAAAGGTTTATCCATTGTTGAAAGAAGAGTTGAATAAAAGTTAA
- a CDS encoding response regulator — MKERLLIIEDNNFMMALLKNIFEPQFNVCCMSNGYEALEWIHEGNIPNLIISDLRMPEMDGIEFLNNLKGSIFYRNIPLIMLSGVDKSGDRIQCLQMGADDFVVKPFNPEELIIRVEKLLK; from the coding sequence ATGAAAGAAAGACTATTGATTATAGAGGATAACAACTTCATGATGGCTTTACTTAAGAATATATTCGAACCACAATTTAATGTTTGCTGCATGTCGAATGGATATGAAGCACTAGAATGGATTCATGAAGGAAATATACCCAATTTAATTATTTCCGATTTGCGCATGCCCGAAATGGACGGAATAGAATTTTTGAACAATTTAAAAGGAAGTATTTTTTATCGTAATATTCCTTTAATCATGCTTTCTGGGGTAGATAAAAGTGGAGATAGAATACAATGCCTACAGATGGGAGCAGATGATTTTGTTGTGAAACCTTTTAACCCCGAAGAATTAATTATTCGTGTTGAAAAACTCCTAAAATAG
- a CDS encoding sugar transferase yields MGLIRITRSILYIGNDNSILRTLVDWFDSDYDIYQIGTPLEAFSWLREGHKTPALILIENTYSNIKVLDFSNLIKQRFGHKRFQMLVLVKNETEINMEKARNNHVVDIFEKPLINTQKERLVSLMNNQLKKEIYEPKQGPTLTKFKIPTWKRTFDILVAGTALLILSPLLILVAFLIKLDSKGAVFYTSKRVGSGYKIFDFYKFRTMKIGADKELDALKKEKNQYQKKKTGNLLEQQVCENCIDGDCTQLVIDNHTICERQFLAMNKNKQAAFVKLSRDPRITRLGRFLRNTSIDELPQLFNILKGDMSIVGNRPLPLYEAEQLTTDHGVQRFAAPAGLTGLWQVRKRGQKDMSEEERKNLDNEYAQNYTFWLDLKLIFQTIGVFIQKENV; encoded by the coding sequence ATGGGACTGATAAGAATCACTAGAAGCATACTTTACATTGGTAATGATAATAGTATCTTAAGGACCTTAGTAGACTGGTTCGATAGCGATTATGATATTTATCAAATAGGAACCCCACTAGAAGCATTTTCCTGGTTGAGAGAAGGGCATAAAACTCCTGCATTAATTTTAATAGAGAATACTTACAGCAATATTAAGGTACTTGATTTTAGTAATTTAATAAAACAACGATTTGGACATAAACGTTTTCAAATGCTTGTTTTAGTAAAAAATGAAACAGAAATTAATATGGAAAAAGCACGAAACAATCATGTGGTAGACATCTTTGAAAAACCATTGATAAATACCCAAAAAGAGCGTTTGGTCTCATTAATGAATAATCAACTAAAAAAGGAAATTTACGAACCTAAGCAAGGACCAACCTTAACAAAGTTTAAAATCCCTACTTGGAAACGTACTTTTGATATACTGGTAGCTGGCACAGCTTTATTGATTTTATCTCCCTTATTAATTCTTGTTGCCTTTCTGATTAAATTAGACTCTAAGGGCGCTGTTTTTTATACCTCTAAAAGAGTTGGAAGCGGATATAAAATATTTGATTTTTATAAGTTTAGAACCATGAAAATAGGGGCTGATAAAGAGTTGGATGCCCTAAAAAAAGAAAAGAATCAATACCAAAAAAAGAAAACAGGAAACCTTTTAGAGCAGCAGGTTTGTGAAAATTGTATCGATGGAGATTGTACTCAGTTAGTCATTGATAATCATACCATTTGCGAGCGACAGTTTTTGGCAATGAACAAAAACAAACAAGCAGCTTTTGTCAAACTAAGCAGGGATCCTCGAATTACTAGATTAGGACGGTTTCTTCGAAATACCAGCATTGATGAACTTCCTCAACTATTCAATATTCTAAAGGGGGATATGTCTATTGTTGGAAATCGTCCATTGCCTTTGTACGAAGCGGAACAATTGACGACGGATCATGGGGTGCAACGGTTTGCTGCTCCAGCGGGATTGACAGGTTTGTGGCAGGTCAGAAAACGGGGACAAAAGGACATGTCTGAGGAAGAACGAAAAAACTTGGACAATGAGTACGCCCAAAATTATACGTTTTGGCTTGATCTTAAGCTCATTTTTCAAACCATTGGAGTTTTTATTCAAAAAGAAAACGTATAA
- a CDS encoding TolC family protein: MELSIRLRHFLILLLFPSFALAQEDSLTSEQQWDNILVFVYELPPLEELLQIATNRSSLVKSRDALIAVKENELKKIKNDWLDILSFRGNVGYGNSFIDVNQNNLNGGIASNINTVLFNVGVAVNLSPAYWVERKYEMKILKSYVAYERAMKDEAKLIVVQKITDAYVSLEYYRDIYTRASAGYESNRTTIQLARKQFLEGEINIATYNDIKLKDIKLKLEIEGYKQNLKKAYYTLQHLLGVGTPQ; the protein is encoded by the coding sequence ATGGAGCTGTCAATCCGACTTAGGCATTTCTTGATCTTGCTTTTGTTTCCATCTTTTGCTTTAGCTCAAGAAGATAGCCTAACTTCAGAGCAACAATGGGATAACATCTTAGTTTTTGTTTATGAATTGCCTCCCCTTGAAGAGTTGCTTCAAATCGCAACCAATCGTTCTTCTTTAGTAAAGAGTAGAGATGCACTTATTGCGGTAAAGGAAAATGAACTAAAGAAGATTAAAAATGATTGGTTAGATATCCTGTCTTTTAGAGGAAATGTGGGCTATGGAAATAGTTTTATCGATGTGAATCAAAACAACTTAAATGGTGGGATTGCATCTAATATCAATACTGTTTTATTTAATGTTGGAGTTGCCGTTAATTTGTCTCCTGCTTATTGGGTAGAACGTAAGTATGAGATGAAAATATTAAAATCTTATGTTGCTTATGAAAGAGCAATGAAGGATGAAGCAAAATTGATTGTTGTACAAAAAATTACGGATGCTTATGTTAGCCTAGAATACTATCGAGACATTTATACAAGGGCAAGTGCAGGCTACGAATCGAACCGAACGACCATCCAATTGGCTCGTAAACAGTTTTTGGAAGGAGAAATAAACATCGCTACTTATAATGATATTAAGCTCAAAGATATCAAATTAAAGTTAGAGATAGAGGGCTATAAGCAAAATCTCAAAAAGGCATATTATACCTTACAGCATCTACTTGGAGTGGGAACTCCCCAATAA
- a CDS encoding GumC family protein, whose amino-acid sequence MSLFRFIKLILQHYLLVLFVPFFMAALVYYLTIGEEKSYSSSSSIYTGIASGFNVDMGQGVGDRFMVQSVFENVLTIMRAKEVKEEVGVKLIAQHLIQDPKTVPARICTPITIQELHNLIPEEVRQELAVAGNFDATFEKTMTYLKKDHLNVIYRIVHTKRFIPNYSILALNHIGFRRIKTSDLVKVNFTSTDPGVAMNTLRFFSEAFIKKYRYVKVSETNDIVAYFEARLLNAQAKLDGLEADLLAYRSSNNILDYTEQVRAIAQRRQEMEGEIYRERMTLASAEYTSKYAQEQLDMHLNVLSKNTEIIAKRNQLEALASEIARMKIFDEAVAKDSLDQLELKLTALRTEMERELEAIFAINYSTSGVKTKDILKKWFDNILNVGESKARLKVFATRQKAFKDLYQTMAPIGSNLTKIEREVAVAEGSYLRILEALNLAKMRQQNIALSTKLKVVDAPLFPTSPDPSNRKLLVIVAFLVGGLFIVGLLVLLEWIDQSIRRPLNWIAWTGLPLASAFPLFPKKQGKIYYNQLKKALIHRLIEELEQQQQEQGSSSKTIYLAICSLQDGEGKTLVIQELAQVLVALGKKISIHQPRRLEEGEWKSPFVQETEKEAPPVNYYELDDGRINSETLFNKTTQDLDYILIELPYLQGYQTPHKIWSKIDNCVLVARANRSWGSADKKSLENLKRIMGKDPMLFLNAVKLVFLEEIIGRIPRKRSKWRQVLRQWCRLEFQK is encoded by the coding sequence ATGAGTCTTTTTCGATTTATAAAACTAATACTCCAGCACTATCTATTAGTTCTATTTGTACCGTTTTTTATGGCTGCCTTGGTTTATTATTTGACCATTGGAGAAGAGAAAAGTTATTCGAGCAGCAGTTCTATTTACACGGGGATTGCTTCAGGGTTTAACGTTGATATGGGGCAAGGAGTAGGAGATCGGTTTATGGTTCAAAGTGTTTTTGAGAATGTATTGACCATTATGAGAGCAAAGGAGGTCAAGGAAGAGGTGGGGGTTAAGTTGATCGCTCAACATTTAATTCAAGACCCCAAAACAGTGCCTGCTCGTATTTGTACGCCTATTACGATTCAAGAACTACACAATTTAATCCCTGAAGAGGTACGGCAAGAATTAGCGGTAGCAGGTAACTTTGATGCGACTTTTGAAAAAACAATGACCTACCTAAAAAAGGATCATCTCAATGTCATTTATCGCATTGTACACACCAAACGATTTATTCCAAATTATTCTATTCTTGCACTCAATCATATAGGATTTAGACGGATAAAAACCAGTGATTTGGTAAAAGTAAATTTTACATCTACTGATCCTGGAGTTGCGATGAATACCTTACGCTTTTTTTCAGAAGCATTTATAAAAAAATATCGTTATGTAAAGGTTAGTGAAACGAATGATATTGTCGCTTATTTTGAAGCAAGGTTATTAAATGCTCAGGCTAAATTGGATGGCTTGGAAGCAGACTTATTGGCTTATCGTTCTAGCAACAATATACTAGATTATACCGAGCAAGTAAGGGCTATTGCTCAACGCCGCCAAGAGATGGAAGGAGAAATATATAGAGAGCGAATGACACTCGCTTCGGCAGAATATACCAGCAAATATGCTCAGGAACAATTGGATATGCATTTAAACGTGTTGAGCAAAAACACAGAAATTATTGCCAAAAGAAATCAATTAGAAGCGTTAGCGAGCGAAATTGCTAGAATGAAAATTTTTGATGAAGCGGTTGCTAAAGATAGCCTTGATCAATTGGAGTTAAAATTGACTGCATTAAGAACAGAAATGGAAAGAGAGCTGGAGGCAATATTTGCTATTAATTATAGCACTTCAGGGGTGAAAACTAAAGACATTCTAAAAAAATGGTTTGACAATATTCTTAATGTAGGAGAGTCTAAAGCTAGATTAAAGGTCTTTGCTACTCGGCAAAAGGCATTTAAAGATTTGTATCAAACCATGGCACCTATTGGTTCAAATCTAACAAAAATAGAGCGAGAAGTAGCCGTTGCAGAAGGATCTTATCTAAGGATTTTAGAGGCTTTAAATTTGGCAAAAATGCGCCAACAAAATATCGCTTTATCTACTAAATTAAAAGTAGTAGATGCTCCCTTATTTCCTACCAGCCCAGATCCATCCAATCGAAAACTATTGGTCATCGTTGCATTTTTAGTTGGTGGCTTATTCATTGTAGGTTTATTGGTATTGTTAGAATGGATCGATCAAAGCATTCGACGACCGCTTAATTGGATAGCATGGACAGGGCTACCCTTGGCTTCTGCTTTTCCACTTTTTCCAAAAAAACAAGGTAAGATTTATTATAATCAGTTAAAAAAAGCGCTAATCCATCGGCTTATCGAAGAACTGGAGCAGCAACAACAAGAACAAGGTTCGTCATCAAAAACCATTTATTTGGCGATTTGTAGCCTGCAAGATGGAGAGGGGAAAACACTAGTTATCCAAGAATTAGCCCAAGTATTGGTGGCATTGGGGAAAAAAATTAGTATTCATCAACCTCGACGATTAGAAGAGGGCGAATGGAAGTCCCCCTTTGTTCAAGAAACAGAAAAAGAAGCCCCACCCGTCAATTATTATGAGTTGGATGATGGTAGAATTAATTCGGAAACGCTTTTTAATAAAACGACCCAAGATTTAGATTATATCCTTATAGAGTTGCCTTACTTACAGGGCTATCAAACTCCTCATAAGATTTGGAGCAAGATCGATAATTGCGTGTTGGTAGCGAGAGCCAACCGATCATGGGGATCAGCCGATAAAAAATCATTGGAGAACCTAAAGCGAATAATGGGAAAAGATCCTATGCTGTTTTTAAACGCAGTTAAATTGGTGTTTTTGGAAGAAATTATAGGGCGAATACCACGAAAAAGGAGCAAATGGCGGCAAGTCTTGCGACAGTGGTGCCGATTAGAATTTCAAAAATAG